A single Corynebacterium stationis DNA region contains:
- a CDS encoding NADPH-dependent FMN reductase yields MRVVLISGSNVGTKTKTVAEYLKQAFAVYDSDIDVEIIDLAEVDMVFSDGRNYTEYTGDTGEIAQKIMQADALVIGTPIFQASIPAALKNVFDILPTNAFRDKVVGMFATAGSSKHYLVLAQQLQPIVTYMKGQVVQPYVFVESADLLRGEIVNHDVLQRLDRLVEDTVVLTQTYQKIRDEKDAAYGF; encoded by the coding sequence ATGCGCGTTGTACTAATTTCGGGCTCTAATGTCGGAACCAAAACCAAAACGGTGGCGGAGTATTTAAAGCAGGCTTTTGCGGTGTACGACTCTGATATCGATGTCGAAATCATCGATTTGGCCGAGGTCGACATGGTCTTCTCTGATGGCCGAAACTACACCGAATACACCGGTGATACAGGAGAAATCGCGCAGAAGATTATGCAGGCTGATGCGCTAGTCATCGGCACGCCAATCTTCCAAGCCTCGATCCCAGCAGCGCTGAAGAATGTCTTCGACATCCTTCCTACCAATGCTTTTCGTGACAAGGTCGTCGGGATGTTTGCCACGGCCGGTTCGTCCAAGCATTACCTCGTTTTAGCGCAGCAGCTACAGCCGATTGTCACCTATATGAAGGGCCAAGTCGTGCAACCTTATGTCTTTGTTGAAAGCGCCGATCTGCTGCGTGGTGAAATAGTAAACCACGATGTCCTCCAACGATTAGATCGTTTAGTAGAAGACACCGTGGTGTTGACCCAGACCTATCAAAAGATCCGGGATGAAAAAGACGCCGCTTATGGCTTCTAG
- a CDS encoding LLM class flavin-dependent oxidoreductase, with protein MADTPNPMHDFGFDKGQGLEFGIYTLGDHLPNPNDGSRVSTKERVHEFIRYAQAAEQAGLDYFGLGESHQEFFASQAHAVILGAIAQATSTMRIGSSSTIISTSDPVRVYENFSTLDLISNGRIELVAGRASRVGLFELLGYDLRDYEELYEEKLELLLQINREESVTWSGQFRAPLNEAEVIPRPIEDRLRIWRAVGGAPGSAIKAGLAGVPMVMAHLGGTTSIFARTVDAYRQAAEHAGFDPATLPITTAGFFHVAETSQKALQNTYRYMNEGMIRTNGQGLSKQMYAQNVDPMSIANMGSPQQVIENILHQHEVFGHQRYIGQIDFGGVPFDEVMKQIDIIGEEILPVIRKYTAADAKAQDEEKDN; from the coding sequence GTGGCGGATACTCCCAACCCCATGCACGATTTTGGCTTTGATAAAGGTCAAGGTCTCGAATTTGGTATTTATACCCTAGGTGACCACCTTCCCAACCCGAATGATGGTTCTCGGGTTAGCACCAAAGAGCGGGTGCATGAATTTATCCGCTACGCGCAAGCAGCCGAACAGGCAGGGCTGGACTACTTCGGATTAGGTGAATCGCACCAGGAATTCTTCGCCTCCCAAGCGCACGCTGTCATCTTGGGCGCTATCGCGCAGGCGACGTCCACTATGCGCATCGGTAGCTCCTCGACGATTATTAGTACTTCGGATCCTGTGCGCGTCTATGAGAATTTCTCCACGTTGGACCTCATCTCAAACGGACGCATTGAGTTGGTTGCGGGACGCGCATCACGCGTGGGGCTCTTTGAACTTTTGGGATATGACCTTCGTGATTATGAAGAGCTCTATGAAGAAAAGCTCGAGCTACTGCTGCAGATTAATCGTGAAGAATCGGTGACCTGGTCAGGGCAATTCCGTGCACCATTAAATGAAGCAGAAGTTATCCCTCGCCCAATTGAGGATCGCTTGCGTATTTGGCGCGCTGTCGGCGGCGCACCAGGCAGCGCGATTAAAGCTGGATTGGCAGGCGTGCCAATGGTCATGGCACACCTCGGTGGAACTACCTCCATCTTTGCTCGCACGGTGGATGCCTACCGCCAGGCGGCAGAACATGCCGGATTCGACCCCGCTACCTTGCCTATCACCACGGCTGGTTTCTTCCACGTGGCAGAGACTTCGCAAAAGGCACTGCAGAATACCTACCGCTACATGAATGAGGGCATGATCCGCACCAACGGACAGGGTCTATCGAAGCAGATGTATGCCCAAAACGTGGATCCGATGAGCATTGCCAATATGGGTAGTCCGCAGCAGGTCATCGAAAATATCTTGCACCAGCACGAAGTCTTCGGGCATCAGCGATACATTGGACAGATCGACTTCGGTGGCGTGCCATTTGATGAAGTAATGAAGCAGATTGACATTATCGGCGAGGAAATTCTGCCAGTAATTCGCAAATACACGGCTGCCGATGCCAAAGCTCAAGATGAGGAGAAAGATAATTAA
- the hisC gene encoding histidinol-phosphate transaminase, whose translation MIRKDLDNLPAYVPGARMDDAVKLSSNESSYAPLPSVAKAMSEAAIGVNRYPDMGAVELRTALAKHLGVDFEQTAVGTGSSALCQQLVHATTTADNEVVFPWRSFEAYPIFAQVVGATPVPVELTPEQGLDMDGLAAAITDKTSLVFICNPNNPSGTTISNDEFEAFMAKVPANVVVGLDEAYFEYNRAESQPIGTEVIAKYDNVVGLRTFSKAYGLAGARVGYAFGPRNLIEAINKVAIPFSVNSLAQAGALAALDAKEELKERIDEAVIARERIAKAFADWGAIASEANFVWLPAAALPLPPQELAAKFAEAGVLIRAFPEGVRISTTTEEETDVLLKAFGSAVIK comes from the coding sequence ATGATCCGAAAAGATCTGGACAACCTCCCCGCTTATGTACCAGGCGCACGCATGGATGATGCCGTCAAGCTCTCATCCAATGAGTCCTCCTATGCCCCGCTGCCTTCGGTAGCTAAGGCCATGAGCGAGGCAGCAATTGGCGTGAATCGCTATCCAGATATGGGTGCCGTTGAATTGCGCACCGCGTTGGCCAAGCATTTAGGTGTGGATTTTGAACAGACCGCCGTTGGCACGGGTTCCTCCGCGTTGTGCCAGCAGCTGGTCCACGCCACCACCACTGCCGATAATGAGGTGGTTTTCCCGTGGCGCAGCTTCGAGGCTTATCCAATCTTCGCGCAGGTCGTCGGTGCAACCCCCGTGCCTGTGGAGCTTACCCCGGAGCAGGGTCTAGATATGGATGGTCTCGCAGCGGCCATTACGGATAAGACCAGCCTGGTGTTTATCTGCAACCCGAATAACCCTTCCGGTACCACCATTAGCAACGACGAGTTTGAGGCCTTCATGGCTAAGGTTCCCGCGAATGTTGTGGTCGGCCTCGACGAGGCTTATTTTGAGTACAACCGCGCTGAAAGTCAGCCGATTGGCACCGAGGTCATCGCAAAATACGACAACGTCGTGGGCCTGCGCACCTTCTCTAAGGCTTACGGCCTCGCCGGGGCTCGTGTGGGTTATGCTTTCGGCCCGCGCAATCTCATTGAGGCGATCAACAAGGTAGCTATTCCTTTCTCTGTGAACTCCCTGGCACAAGCAGGTGCACTTGCGGCATTAGATGCCAAAGAAGAGCTTAAAGAGCGTATCGATGAAGCCGTCATCGCCCGTGAGCGCATCGCAAAAGCTTTCGCCGATTGGGGCGCAATCGCCTCCGAAGCGAATTTCGTGTGGCTCCCGGCTGCTGCCCTCCCACTTCCTCCGCAAGAACTCGCCGCCAAATTCGCCGAAGCTGGCGTACTCATCCGCGCCTTCCCAGAAGGTGTGCGTATTTCCACCACAACGGAAGAAGAAACCGATGTCTTGCTGAAGGCTTTTGGGTCCGCCGTAATCAAGTGA
- a CDS encoding type 1 glutamine amidotransferase domain-containing protein encodes MAQLSNRKVAVIATHGFEDSELTSPVDAVKEAGATVTIISTEDQPITGKNGTEVQVDLTSNQAKAEDFDALLLPGGTGNADQIRMDEHAVKFVEDIFTSGKPTGVICHGGWILADADVLKGRTLTSFPSLQTDLRNAGATWVDEEVHTDNGLVSSRTPDDLPAFNAKIIEEFAEGEH; translated from the coding sequence ATGGCACAACTAAGCAATCGAAAAGTAGCAGTTATCGCAACCCACGGTTTCGAGGATTCGGAACTTACTAGCCCAGTGGATGCAGTCAAAGAAGCCGGTGCAACAGTTACCATCATCTCTACTGAGGACCAGCCAATCACCGGCAAAAATGGCACAGAAGTACAGGTAGATCTGACATCGAACCAAGCCAAGGCAGAGGATTTCGACGCCTTGCTTCTTCCGGGCGGCACCGGCAACGCCGATCAGATTCGCATGGATGAGCACGCAGTGAAGTTCGTCGAAGACATTTTTACCTCTGGGAAACCAACTGGCGTTATTTGTCATGGCGGCTGGATTCTTGCTGATGCCGATGTGCTCAAGGGTCGTACCCTAACGTCTTTCCCCAGCCTCCAGACTGACCTGCGCAACGCGGGTGCTACCTGGGTGGATGAGGAAGTACACACCGATAACGGGCTAGTCTCCTCCCGCACTCCAGATGATCTTCCAGCATTCAATGCGAAGATCATCGAGGAATTCGCAGAAGGCGAGCACTAG